A genomic segment from Nicotiana sylvestris chromosome 1, ASM39365v2, whole genome shotgun sequence encodes:
- the LOC104240548 gene encoding citrate synthase, mitochondrial produces the protein MVFYRGVSLLSKLRSRAVQQTNLSNSVRWLQVQTSSGLDLRSELQELIPEQQDRLKKLKSEHGKVQLGNITVDMVLGGMRGMTGLLWETSLLDPDEGIRFRGLSIPECQKVLPAAKPGGEPLPEGLLWLLLTGKVPSKEQVDSLSQELRSRATVPDHVYKTIDALPVTAHPMTQFATGVMALQVQSEFQKAYEKGIHKSKLWEPTYEDSMSLIAQVPLVAAYVYRRMYKNGNTIPKDDSLDYGANFAHMLGFSSSDMHELMRLYVTIHSDHEGGNVSAHTGHLVASALSDPYLSFAAALNGLAGPLHGLANQEVLLWIKSVVEECGENISKEQLKDYVWKTLKSGKVVPGFGHGVLRKTDPRYTCQREFALKHLPEDPLFQLVAKLYEVVPPILTELGKVKNPWPNVDAHSGVLLNYYGLTEARYYTVLFGVSRALGICSQLIWDRALGLPLERPKSVTMEWLENHCKKA, from the exons ATGGTGTTCTATCGCGGCGTTTCTCTGCTGTCAAAGCTGCGTTCTCGAGCG GTCCAACAGACAAATCTTAGCAACTCTGTGCGCTGGCTTCAAGTCCAAACCTCTTCTGGTCTT GATCTGCGTTCTGAGCTGCAAGAATTGATTCCAGAACAACAG GATCGCCTAAAGAAGCTCAAGTCAGAGCATGGAAAGGTTCAATTGGGAAACATCACAGTTGATATG GTTCTTGGTGGAATGAGAGGAATGACAGGATTACTGTGGGAAACCTCATTACTTGACCCCGATGAG GGAATTCGCTTTCGGGGCTTGTCTATACCTGAATGCCAAAAGGTATTACCTGCAGCAAAGCCTGGGGGAGAGCCCTTGCCTGAAGGTCTTCTCTGGCTTCTTTTAACAGGAAAG GTGCCATCAAAAGAGCAAGTGGATTCATTGTCTCAGGAATTGCGAAGTCGTGCTACTGTCCCCG ATCATGTATACAAAACTATTGATGCCTTACCAGTCACAGCTCATCCAATGACTCAGTTTGCTACTGGAGTCATGGCTCTTCAG GTTCAAAGTGAATTTCAAAAGGCATATGAGAAAGGGATTCACAAATCAAA GTTATGGGAACCGACATATGAGGATTCCATGAGTTTGATTGCTCAAGTTCCACTTGTTGCTGCTTATGTTTATCGCAG GATGTACAAGAACGGCAACACTATACCTAAGGATGACTCACTGGATTATGGTGCAAATTTTGCTCACATGCTTGGTTTCAGTAGCTCTGACATGCATGAGCTTATGAGGCTCTATGTCACGATACACAG TGATCATGAAGGTGGTAACGTCAGTGCTCACACAGGTCACTTG GTTGCTAGTGCTTTGTCAGACCCTTACCTCTCCTTCGCTGCTGCTTTGAATGGTTTAGCTGGACCACTTCATGGTTTAGCCAATCAG GAAGTTTTGCTATGGATCAAATCTGTTGTAGAGGAGTGTGGGGAGAACATTTCCAAAGAGCAGTTGAAAGACTACGTCTGGAAAACATTGAAAAGTGGCAAG GTTGTCCCTGGTTTCGGACATGGAGTTCTGCGCAAGACTGATCCAAGATACACATGCCAGAGAGAGTTCGCTTTGAAGCATTTGCCTGAAGATCCATTGTTTCAACTG GTTGCAAAACTCTACGAAGTTGTTCCTCCAATTCTTACAGAACTTGGCAAA GTTAAAAACCCTTGGCCAAATGTTGATGCCCACAGTGGTGTGTTGTTGAACTATTATGGTTTAACTGAAGCAAG ATATTATACGGTCCTCTTTGGTGTATCAAGAGCTCTTGGCATTTGCTCTCAG CTAATTTGGGACCGAGCTCTTGGATTGCCACTAGAGAGGCCAAAGAGTGTCACAATGGAGTGGCTTGAGAACCATTGCAAGAAAGCATGA